A single window of Paenibacillus sp. FSL H8-0537 DNA harbors:
- a CDS encoding cold-shock protein yields MQQGTVKWFNAEKGFGFIEVEGGNDVFVHFSAITGEGFKTLEEGQRVEFNVVQGNRGPQAENVVKL; encoded by the coding sequence ATGCAACAAGGTACAGTTAAATGGTTTAACGCTGAGAAAGGCTTTGGCTTCATCGAAGTTGAAGGCGGCAACGATGTATTCGTACATTTCAGCGCAATCACTGGCGAAGGCTTCAAAACGCTGGAAGAAGGACAACGCGTAGAATTTAACGTTGTTCAAGGCAACCGCGGACCACAAGCTGAAAACGTAGTAAAACTGTAG
- the smpB gene encoding SsrA-binding protein SmpB: MGKKNDGKQLAQNKKASHDYFIEDTYEAGMVLMGTEIKSLRNGRANISDAFATIRNGEIFIHNLHISPFEQGNRHNPTDPTRARKLLLHKVQIHKLLGQSKQEGYSIVPLKIYVRNGYAKLLIGLGKGKKQFDKRDSAAKRDAQRDIQRVLREKQKIIR, from the coding sequence ATGGGCAAGAAAAACGACGGTAAGCAGCTTGCACAAAATAAAAAAGCTTCCCATGATTATTTCATCGAAGACACGTATGAAGCGGGAATGGTGCTAATGGGGACTGAAATTAAATCGCTCCGCAACGGACGAGCCAATATAAGCGACGCATTTGCGACGATACGTAACGGCGAAATTTTTATCCACAATTTGCATATCAGTCCTTTCGAGCAGGGGAATCGCCACAATCCAACGGATCCGACGCGTGCCCGCAAGCTGCTGCTTCATAAAGTTCAGATTCACAAGCTGCTCGGTCAATCCAAGCAGGAAGGCTACTCCATTGTGCCGCTCAAAATTTATGTGCGCAATGGCTATGCGAAGCTTCTGATTGGGTTAGGTAAAGGTAAGAAGCAGTTCGACAAACGCGATTCCGCGGCAAAACGCGATGCCCAGCGTGATATTCAGCGGGTGCTGCGCGAGAAGCAGAAGATTATACGTTAA